The Pseudomonas fluorescens nucleotide sequence TCGAAGCGGTGGAATGGGCCCAGGACTTCGCCCGGCAGAACCGTGCGTTGATGATGCATGCGGTGATCGCCGCGACGCGCAAAGTGCTTGGCAAACCCTTCGAGGCCAACCTCGAAGCGGTCAACTGCCACCACAACTATGTGCAGCGCGAGCATCACTTTGGCCACGACGTGCTGGTCACCCGCAAGGGCGCGGTGTCGGCCCAAAAGGGTGAGCTAGGGATCATTCCTGGCTCCATGGGGGCGAAGAGTTTCATCGTTCGCGGCTTGGGCAACGAAGAGGCGTTCTGCTCCTGCAGTCACGGTGCCGGGCGGGTGATGAGCCGCACCCGGGCCAAGCAGGCGTTCACCGTCGAGGATCAGCGCCGCGCCACTGCCCATGTCGAATGCCGCAAGGACAAGGACGTGATCGATGAGATCCCCATGGCCTACAAGGACATCGACGCGGTGATGCAAGCCCAACGCGAGCTGGTGGAAGTGGTGCACACCCTGCGTCAGGTAGTGTGCGTAAAGGGATAGGAAGGGATACACCATGAACAAGGAAGACCGTCACCCACTGCCGGGCGCCATGCGCGAGTGGGTGCTTGATGAGTTGCGCCGGGTCGAGCGCGAGCACGACGTTACCGTGCTCTACGCTTGCGAATCCGGTAGCCGCGCCTGGGGCTTTGCCTCCACCGACAGCGACTTCGACGTGCGCTTCATCTACGTGCCGCGCCAGGACTGGTACCTGCGCGTCGATGAGCCGCGCGACGTGATCGAACGGCCACTGACCGACGAGCTGGACATCAGCGGCTGGGAACTGCGCAAGACCTTGAAGCTGCTGCGCAACTCCAACCCGACCCTGCTTGAGTGGCTCGGTTCGCCGCTGGTGTATCGTGCCGAGCCCGGTGCGGTGGAGTCACTGCGCGCGCTGGCGCTGAGGTTCTACAGCGCAAGGGCCGCGCGGCATCATTACCTGTCGATGGCGAAAAAGAACCACCGCGACTTCCTCCAGGGCGCGCAGGTGCGCTTCAAAAAGTACCTGTACGTACTGCGCTCGCTGTTGGCCGTGCGCTGGATCGACCTGGGCCTGGGCATGCCGCCGACGGCCTTTGCCGATCTGCTGGCGGGCACCTTGAGCGAGCCGCAAATGCTCGCCGAGATCGATGAGTTGCTGCGTATCAAGCGCCAGGCGGTCGAGGCTGACTACGGGCCTCGGCGGGTGTTGCTGCACCAGTTCATCGATAATGCGTTGCTGCGTGCTGAAACCTCGCCGACGTTGCCGAGGTTGCGCGGTGATACGCAACTGCTGGATGACTATTTGCGCGATACTGTGCGGTGTTATTCATAGGAAGCGCGCCTGGCGTGTCTTCCCTGTCGAAAGGACTCGAAACGTTTTCATGCCTGACAGTAAATACCAGCGCCTCCCCCATGCCGGAGACTTCGAACACGTCTCCGGTACCCAGATCGTCTACCTGTCGCCCAAGCCGTTGCCCACGGGTGTAGAAGCCTACAGCTACCGGCATTTGCATCGTGATGCCAATGAGGTTTACCTGGACTTCGGTATCGGCCGGGGCAACTTCGAATTCATGGCCCGCTGCGGTATCGCCGCCGTTATGGCTGTGGTGAGCTGCTTTGTGATGACGGCGTTTCTCGGGGCCTGGGTGCGGCGTATGCGTGAGCCGTTCTGGGAGGGGGTCTACGACTTTCTCGCAACACCGCCTATCTGGGGTTTTATTGGGCTATTGGCGTCGATGTACGTGGTCATATTTTGCCTGGCCGTGCGCCAGCTCAGCGTCCAGCCGCCGATCCGCTTCAATCGCCAGCGCCGTGAAGTGGCCATGGTGCCGAAGAAGGGCGTCGCACCCCAGTATGTGCCCTGGGAAGAGGTCATCGCCTGTGTCTCGGCCGGGCAACTGGTCACCGAATACGCGGTGATGCCCGAGTTCAAACTGATGATCGGCCTGCGTGACGCCACAAGCGGCAATGTCCTGTGGCTGACCGTGGCCTGTGGCAGCCTGCGCGGTGCAGTGGCCGAATGGGAGGCGATTCGCGCCTACATGGAAGAGGGCCCGGCAGCCTTGCCGGAACCGCCGTCAGAAGAGTTCGAAGAGGGCACGGTGGCGTTTTTCCACATGGCCCGCATCGGCTATCGCGACAACTTTCCGTGGCTGCAGTATGTGTTTGGCTTTCTGTTCGTTCAGGCGTTCGGTGGCTGGACCTTGCCGTGCCATCTCTCCAACTGGGTTAACAATCGCCCCAGAGCAAAGTTTCCCAAAGCGGTGCGGGAGTGGTCCAAACCCTTGCCGGTGGACCAGCATGCGCGGCCCAGCGAGGCGCTACTCAAAGAAAGTGACGAGGTGCGCAAGGCCTTTCGCCGTGGGCAGAACCTGCTGGATTACTTCAAGGTGAAATTTGCCGAACCGGCCTAACCGTTCGGTGTTATTCATAGGAATTGAGCATGAACAAGGACGTGGTTGAGAGGGCAGCATGTTGAAACTGCGCTTGCGAGAACGCTGGCAACGTTTGCAGATAAGCGGCAGCGATCAGGTGGTGATGCTGCTGCTTTCAGTGATGGTCGGGTTGTGCATCGGGGCGGCGATCTGGACGGCCAACCCCACATCCGGTTGCATTCGTCTGGGCCGTGGCACTAGCGGGCCGATCAGTTGTGATCCGCAGGTCATCATGGGTGAGGCGATGAACATCGTGCTGTTCGGCCTGCTGTTCGCCGCGCCGCTGCTCTATATGCTCGGCCGGCTACTGGTGCAGTTGTTCAGGCCGCTGAATACGCAACCTTGATGGCGCGTTCAATGCCAGCACACTGATCAACACAACCACAGCGCCGGCTATCACCAGCAGCGAAGGTTGCTCACCGAGCAGCAAGGCCGCGATCAGCATGGCGCAGGGTGGGATCAGGTACAGCGCCATGGTTGCCCGGCTGACCTCAGTGTGGCTCAGCACATAAGCCCAGCCCAGATAGGCCAGGGCGCTGGGAAATACACCCAGCATCAGCACGGCCAGGTTTGCCTGCAGCGGCGCGGCGCTCACCGCAGCGGCCAGGCCTGGCAAGTACACCAATAGCAGTGCCGTGCCGGCCCAGATGGTGTAGCTGACCATGGTCAGGCCGTCGTAACGATGACCGTGCAGTTTCTGCAGGGTGAAGTAGATACTCCAAGACAGCGCGGCCAACAGTACCAGCAGGCCATGGGCGTCGAGCGCTCCTACTCCGTGATCACCTGCAACGACCATCGCTGCGCCGAGCATACCCAGCACCAGGCAGCCCCAGTGCCAGGCACTGACCTTCTGGCGCAGGACAAAA carries:
- a CDS encoding DUF6708 domain-containing protein — encoded protein: MPDSKYQRLPHAGDFEHVSGTQIVYLSPKPLPTGVEAYSYRHLHRDANEVYLDFGIGRGNFEFMARCGIAAVMAVVSCFVMTAFLGAWVRRMREPFWEGVYDFLATPPIWGFIGLLASMYVVIFCLAVRQLSVQPPIRFNRQRREVAMVPKKGVAPQYVPWEEVIACVSAGQLVTEYAVMPEFKLMIGLRDATSGNVLWLTVACGSLRGAVAEWEAIRAYMEEGPAALPEPPSEEFEEGTVAFFHMARIGYRDNFPWLQYVFGFLFVQAFGGWTLPCHLSNWVNNRPRAKFPKAVREWSKPLPVDQHARPSEALLKESDEVRKAFRRGQNLLDYFKVKFAEPA
- a CDS encoding DMT family transporter, whose amino-acid sequence is MPRTHPLKIVLATLFVVMCWAYSPAGIHIALQGYDPGHLALARFIVASVFMAIVALWRGISLPQLKDLPLLMLLGLFAVFLHHVAINFGQRGISAGASSVLAQSTPLFSLLIACFVLRQKVSAWHWGCLVLGMLGAAMVVAGDHGVGALDAHGLLVLLAALSWSIYFTLQKLHGHRYDGLTMVSYTIWAGTALLLVYLPGLAAAVSAAPLQANLAVLMLGVFPSALAYLGWAYVLSHTEVSRATMALYLIPPCAMLIAALLLGEQPSLLVIAGAVVVLISVLALNAPSRLRIQRPEQLHQ
- a CDS encoding nucleotidyltransferase domain-containing protein: MNKEDRHPLPGAMREWVLDELRRVEREHDVTVLYACESGSRAWGFASTDSDFDVRFIYVPRQDWYLRVDEPRDVIERPLTDELDISGWELRKTLKLLRNSNPTLLEWLGSPLVYRAEPGAVESLRALALRFYSARAARHHYLSMAKKNHRDFLQGAQVRFKKYLYVLRSLLAVRWIDLGLGMPPTAFADLLAGTLSEPQMLAEIDELLRIKRQAVEADYGPRRVLLHQFIDNALLRAETSPTLPRLRGDTQLLDDYLRDTVRCYS